In a genomic window of Gigantopelta aegis isolate Gae_Host chromosome 9, Gae_host_genome, whole genome shotgun sequence:
- the LOC121381743 gene encoding uncharacterized protein LOC121381743 — protein MEEDHTRYQLPVDAPACLSPSESFTTSKSDSYVTPPEGSILLAANKKRSSTLESFRSISTDTFFTPPGSESSRSRYGIKDILMSNAAKDTRDDTKEEIQCYMFQDSSDSQHTVKSVTLVNGKVPLERQLSLPEKVIAKTSSPEPTESAKKSPVRKERRSSLETSTKGKVTPKKIKSVSLHFATDTNQDKDKVSNFPKSPSSGLTTPSDRMTSTATTPDDSVNRKFWKGGTRALLIQKVWK, from the coding sequence ATGGAGGAGGATCACACACGCTACCAACTTCCAGTGGATGCCCCAGCCTGTCTGTCCCCTTCCGAGAGCTTCACAACGTCAAAGTCGGATAGTTACGTGACTCCTCCAGAGGGTTCCATCCTCCTGGCGGCGAACAAGAAACGCAGCAGCACCCTCGAGAGCTTCCGCAGCATTTCCACGGACACCTTCTTCACTCCACCCGGATCGGAGAGTTCCAGGAGTCGCTACGGCATCAAGGACATACTGATGTCGAACGCAGCCAAGGACACCCGTGACGACACGAAGGAGGAGATACAGTGCTACATGTTTCAGGACTCGTCCGATTCACAGCACACAGTGAAGAGTGTGACACTGGTCAACGGCAAGGTGCCTCTAGAGAGGCAGTTATCTTTACCCGAGAAAGTCATCGCCAAAACCTCATCTCCTGAACCAACCGAGTCGGCGAAGAAAAGCCCTGTGCGCAAGGAGAGAAGGAGCTCGCTAGAGACGTCTACCAAGGGTAAAGTGACACCCAAGAAAATCAAAAGTGTCTCGTTGCATTTTGCAACAGACACTAACCAGGACAAGGACAAAGTCTCGAATTTCCCGAAGAGTCCCAGTAGCGGACTGACGACACCCTCAGACAGGATGACCAGCACAGCCACAACTCCGGACGATTCTGTCAATCGCAAGTTCTGGAAGGGAGGGACGAGGGCGCTCCTCATTCAAAAGGTATGGAAatag